GCATTTTGGTTTTAGGCCAGAACAACTAACCCACATCTTAATATATGTCCTAAATCGTTGGCAGGGCCAAACAAGCGCACTTATTGGCTGGCAGCTCACAAGCTGGGCAAGTCTGTCATGTGGCGACAACTGGCGACGCGCACAAGACACGCAAGATGCAAGCCCGCAAACCACAATGGACAGGCCATGCCGGCACCGTCCCGCCACGAACGCGAACAAAAGATACGTTCCGGCTCTACTCATTGGGCTGTATTCGTACTCGTACTCGTACATGGTGGTACATACGCTACACTACACAACAATAATGCGTGGGAGTGTGAAATAcggaaggagggaggaggcgggcgaggaaACATTGTTTCATGACTGAAGCGACAATGTGGGAACCTCCGAACATATCTAGGGTAGACGAAAGTGGCCAGAGGCGAAAGTGGCGAGTTAATGTTCATGTCCTGCAGGATTCATGTATTGTTGAGGCGAAAACGGCGCTTGACTGCCTCGCAAGCCGTCGAGCGGGGTTCATGCAATATCTCGACGGCCTCTTGTTCGGCTTCTTGTCTGGGTTGGGGAAGGAAGACGCGTTCCCGCCCAGCGGAACGGGATGCTACAGAGCCGAGGATCCATTCATGTTCGTGttgctcggcctcgcgcatCCACTGGAGGCAGCGGCGGTCGATGGGTGCAGTGGCAGTGTGTAGGCTAGCGGCTTTGGGCGAGAGTGTAGGTGTTGTTGGTGTTGCCGGAGAAGCGTCGGTGTGGCCAGTTGATGCGGCGCGGGTGTGTCTTGGTCTGTagggtggtggggagggtgCTTTGCCGAAGGGCCAGTTTAATGacacggccgaggccgagggcgaggtggtggaagaagaggaagacCCAGCTGAGGGGGAGCGGTAgctcgacgatgaggatTGGAGTGAGACACCGCTCAGTGGCCTGGAGGAGAGGTAGGGCGTCTGGTCGACGAAGAATGGGTGGGAGGAAAGGCGCGGGGCTGTTGGTGCTCGCGGCACTTGCGGTGCTGGCAGTTTCGGTGAGTAGTACGAGTTGTACGAGGGGGAGTATGGCCGCGCCATGATGAGACGGAGATGAAGAGAGATGAGTTGGTCAGTATTATTATTATTGTATATTACATGCGCAGCAGCGCGTCGCACGATGGCGACGGCTGTACAGGTTACCTTGAGTACAGCCCGATCGTTGGATTGAAGGTTGATGGCCGGGTGGCAAGGGCCGTATCGGCGGGAGGCGGGTGAGCGTCGCACGTCGTATGCATGACGAGAAACGTCCCGATGCATGTTTCATGTTGTGCTCCCCAACACGGGTCGGCCACGATCAGGATGTTGTTGCTATGTGCGGGACGTTTGTTGCAACGGGCTACAACTGAATATGCCGGCATACTATACTATATCTCTACAATACAGTTGAGCCTTACTGCCTCAAACTGCCACTCATGGAAATAACGGGAAATAGCCGCCCGGGACTTTAATTTCCCTCGCTCCCACTGACTGCATACCAAAACTCGCACAACCTCATTCTCTCTTTCTTTCTATCCATCTGCAAGCCCGTCATGTGATGGCCTCTGATCTCTCGCCATAGCCCGTCCCCAAGACTCGACTCGCCTTCTCTACCCATGGCTTACGACTCCGATTTACGCGTCACTGACGACAGGTCCGCGTCTCTaccccccctcctccatccttTCCACCAGGCGTATTTGCCTAGAGTCCACCTCGTTCACGGGGGACCCTTACTAGTCGCACTGGGAGATCAACGGCTTAGGTCTAGACAACCTGTGTCGCGCTTGCTTGCAGGCGCGAACGGCGGATCCTCGTCCACCCTCGTCTGCCCTCTTTCTGGGCTGATGAGGACTAAACGAGGCGAACATCTCTTGTCCATATCACTTGTTCTTGTTGCATCTTTGTTGTTTGTTGTTTCTCGGTCTGCGGTGCGAGAGTGCGAGAGTGCGAGAGGTGCAAAAGTTGCGAGGGAAGGGTTGGAGggcggagacggagcgGAAGTGGTCTGGGCTGCGCAATCCAAGTCGCGGACCGGGCTTTGCGGACATGAGTATTGACTGCGTAATGAATTGGAATGCGGCACAGATGGCCAAGACTGTCCCATGTCGGCAGGGAGATTGGGTGGCTGGAGGGTGCTTGACATTAAACGAGATCAGACTAGGCACGCTCAGAGATTCAACTGTAGAGCTGTAGAGCTGTAAAGCTGTAGAGAGACGCGTCAACCCTCCCGGCCCGCTCATGGACATTGTCCTCATGGTCCTGTCCTCACGGTCCTGAACTCGACACATACCACAGTCTTTCGGGATTTATATTAACCTATTACCAAATTACCCAAACTGGGCTCAGGCAAGTAATCAAGGTGGTAGCTTCCGTTTCCGCTTCATGGTACACCTTGAGTATATTACACCAAATGCCACTTTGGACATCAACTTGGACATGTAGCACAGAAGACCCTACGTAAGACCCACTCCTCTGGCACTTCCGCTCTTCCGGTGAATGCTGCGATACGTAAGTCGCTAGCCACCACGTCTAGAGTGGCACCTTGTCCAAGCCTCCAAGTCACACCCGTAACTTTGGTACAGTAGCAGGTGTcacgacgcgtcgacgtcaccCTCACCCAGTCACCCATATCCAGCGTCCCGCGTTAGATTTACGCGATACTCGGCAACCCCTTAGATTCGTTCGGACCAACCGTCTAAACTAAACTATAGTATTCTAGACTATCGACTAGAACAACACCCCCTCGCAAAGCCGCAGACGTGACCCGGTCCGTACCGTTACTCATCATGCATATCGGGACAAACAGAGTCAGGCCACGCCACGCTCGCCGCGACAAAACCAAACAGAATAACGCGCacagcggcagcggcagtCACATACAATGCATACAATACCCCATAATAGAGTCGAGTCCTAATTTTCTCCCAGCAATACTCTTCCTGTCTCTTCAAACCACTCGCGCCGCTTGATATAGTGCACGACGACAGTACCGCCCCTCTCAGCACCCAAGTATCGCTCCTCCAATCTCGGGCGCGAGGCCATGAGTGCGTCGACGCGGGCTGCCATATCCGCGCGCGAGTGGGCGTACTTGTCCACTGCTTCCGTACGTAGTCTGCTCATCGGAGAACCTTCAACCAGCGTCTCGGTCGCTTCGTCAAAACTTAATCCACGCAGGGGGGGACGGTATCGCTTGCCGAATTGCGAGACTGTCGAGTACGCGTCCATGTCTGCTCCAAATTGCGTGCGCTGGATCCGCTCCTCATCCGATAGACCATTCAAACGCTCCGCACGGACCCGCGCCACCTCATCGGGAAAGAGGAAGCCGTGGGCGTATACCGTTCCCGACTTTGGGTGGTCGTAGATCCACGTTCGTTCCGAGTACCACAGtatctcctccttgtctGGGTGGGTGCGGAGCCATTGAGATACCagcttgtcctccttgccctcgacatggtcgcgcagctcctcggtGTCGCGGATGTACTCGGCCAGGTCACGGGAGAGGGCATAGCACTCGCCGGCCATGaagcgctcgcgcacgagATAGCCCCAGACTGTCTTTGTGCGCCGAGTAACGCGCAAGTGCCGCTCAAACTCGCCCAGCATGATGAacgagtcgtcgtccgcctTGACGATATAGTCgggcttcttctcgccgcGGTAGATCGGCACGGCTTCCTTCCCagcctcgcgctgcgccaCAAACTCCTCCGCACTCGCCTCGGACCGCGGGTGCGAGGGATACTCGTAGTCGGGGACGATAGCGTGGTCCGCCGCCCACGAGATGAACTTGTGTGTCTTGCCGTCGTTCATGTtctcgtccatgtcgagCACGACAATGTCCTTGTATTCTGACGTCAGCCTGAACAGGGGCCCAACTAACCTTCCATCTCCGCGTCAACCATTTGCTTGAACTGGGGCCGCGGCCGGCCCATGACGAAGCGGAGACGGACACCCTCGGTCCCTGGGGTGCGGGATCGCGGGTGGGAAGCGTAGCTCTGGCGGATGAGGTTGCGGCGGtccacgccgacgtcgtACGTGAACACAGCGATGAACACAGTCGTTGgctcgaggtcatcgaCGCGCGACCTGCCGTGCATGTTCTCCTGGTGTGGCGCGTAGTCGTGCCCCGGGTACGGCCACAGGGAGTGGTGTGCTGTCACGGGCTTGAGCGCAGACAgcgggggaaggtggcCGCCGAGAGCCGAGTTGTCCCAATCGGCGTCCTGGATCGAGAAGATAGTCGGATAGTCTAGCGACGCGTACTCGCGCCATGGCAGGGCGGCCTTGTCCGGATCGAGGACGTACTTGATCCCGCAGCCCAGGCAGATGCTGAATATCGCGAACACGAAGAGAAACAACACGACAGCCCACGGCTCGGACTGGACCCAGTCGACAGCATAGGCTAAGTACTGGGACCCCAGTAAGGTCCGTGATTTTCGGCgcgtggtggtggcatAGATCTGTTCCCGATCGGATCGACCTCGTTTGATGGTGCTGTCCACAAGTGACATGTAGTCGTACGGGCGAGTCAGCGGCTTGAAGGGACCGAGTAGCCAGGCCCATTGCCTTGTTCCAAAGGGCAGCCGCGACGTCGCGGGACGCCGCATGGATTGCACAGATGGTCCGCGCCCATGAGAGCGCTTCCACCaccccgacgacgccgtTGGACAgtcatcgtcatcgcccGCCGAGCTGTCAGAGTACGAGCGGTTGCCTGTGCCCCAGctcatctcctcgctcaGCGACATGGACGTGCGCGGCGTGCTGCCGTGCCCGCTGGAGGCCTGGGCGACATAGTCGAGGGATTCGCGGGATGCTGGGGGCGGGGTcgagagggggaggatgTGGTTGGGGTCTTGTGGAAGGGGTAGGAGTTCGAGAGGCATGGTAGCTGTGGCCGAGAAAGTGCTTGAAACCGGTATGGGCGACAGGCCTGGGGAAATGGAGACACGCTGTAGCCTTGGGGCGACAGGTGCACGGTATGGGGGAGGCGGGTCGCCCGGCGTGCCGGAAGGTGCGCGCATCGCGTGTTGTGGCATCAAGGTCGAGCGAACAGTCATGGCATCCGTTTCTTCGTCAGAGCTTTTGCTTTCAGACCTGGAATGTTCTTGCTGCGTCGGGAGTGGGCTGCGCGCGAACGAAGGACCAGTGGCGGAGGGTGATAGTGGAGGGCCAGGAGGGTTGCTACCGCGCCGGGTGCCGGAAGGAGAGCGTTCTGTGGTCGGTTTGAGGTCTTGCATAAGCGAGCCGCGACGACGGGTAGGATTGGAcaagcg
Above is a genomic segment from Cutaneotrichosporon cavernicola HIS019 DNA, chromosome: 1 containing:
- a CDS encoding uncharacterized protein (galactosyltransferase activity), with protein sequence MATFDEFPSASSSARRRLSNPTRRRGSLMQDLKPTTERSPSGTRRGSNPPGPPLSPSATGPSFARSPLPTQQEHSRSESKSSDEETDAMTVRSTLMPQHAMRAPSGTPGDPPPPYRAPVAPRLQRVSISPGLSPIPVSSTFSATATMPLELLPLPQDPNHILPLSTPPPASRESLDYVAQASSGHGSTPRTSMSLSEEMSWGTGNRSYSDSSAGDDDDCPTASSGWWKRSHGRGPSVQSMRRPATSRLPFGTRQWAWLLGPFKPLTRPYDYMSLVDSTIKRGRSDREQIYATTTRRKSRTLLGSQYLAYAVDWVQSEPWAVVLFLFVFAIFSICLGCGIKYVLDPDKAALPWREYASLDYPTIFSIQDADWDNSALGGHLPPLSALKPVTAHHSLWPYPGHDYAPHQENMHGRSRVDDLEPTTVFIAVFTYDVGVDRRNLIRQSYASHPRSRTPGTEGVRLRFVMGRPRPQFKQMVDAEMEEYKDIVVLDMDENMNDGKTHKFISWAADHAIVPDYEYPSHPRSEASAEEFVAQREAGKEAVPIYRGEKKPDYIVKADDDSFIMLGEFERHLRVTRRTKTVWGYLVRERFMAGECYALSRDLAEYIRDTEELRDHVEGKEDKLVSQWLRTHPDKEEILWYSERTWIYDHPKSGTVYAHGFLFPDEVARVRAERLNGLSDEERIQRTQFGADMDAYSTVSQFGKRYRPPLRGLSFDEATETLVEGSPMSRLRTEAVDKYAHSRADMAARVDALMASRPRLEERYLGAERGGTVVVHYIKRREWFEETGRVLLGEN